The Silene latifolia isolate original U9 population chromosome Y, ASM4854445v1, whole genome shotgun sequence sequence tcccatcaactttattttaatttattttaagtgaactaatatctagaatgcgtgaatgaataaactaaggtgatggcttgaaaatgtgtgacatctgtatgtctataaaaactaacatacaatctatatgagtcaattttcatgcattttagtagatggtttggttttaggcggaaaataatgcactaactagcatgtgaatgaaaagcaataagaaaggtaaaacataaaacaaaataaagtcctagtgtggcctatctaccaaaaagaacataaatacaactttggaatccatccttggacccgagaagcttgtcttgatgttccatcttgatccatgtaccgggagtgagcaatccaatctccgtCTTTAGTcttttcaaaaattacaatttaaaaattacataataaacctatttacattctaatttcaaaaccgtaatataaaagaaaaccaaaacggagatacgagatctcaaattacattaaaaattatgtttccatcattacgaaaacataatttaactaaggccacattaggtattacaaattacaaccgattgcaaaaaacgtaaataaaaccattcaacgattcattcaactaaaaaaatgcatcaactaaataaattaaacatgcaagacataattccataattatgtagattaatttatccaaaccaccttttaaatgatcaaattaagtgacaattcctcaattaatcacaataattttagtcttaattcacattaatcttgtaatatgaatttaatccaactttattttaaacttctttaaaataattaggtatctaaaattgtgaacttcttcacaacaattaatcatacattaataacataatgtataatcaatataggccaaaaacaaaacaaaaattctttttttttttcttttggtctcggcagcaagaaaaagacgaaaaaaatagccttttttttttcttcagctCACGGCAAaggcaaaaataaaaaaacataaaccttttttttttcttttcggtatttctgtaaaaaccgaaacacaaaaaaacagaaacttttttttttcttatgcaCTTGgctgaaaaaaaattaaaaacaacccTATTTTTTCatttcggcattatgccctaaaacaacAAAAATGTTTAGATGAAGAAATTCGTTtaaagttgctattagaacaagattggcataatcttaaacatatgaattaatgaaatatGATTGTAATCAAcaaattaaaaccatatatgccaaaaactatatagcaaaaacaactTATCATCATAAAACAAAGACAAttcccatttacatttcaatttaatcctaattaaatcaaaacatctacaaatttatcatattatcatcttaacctattaaaacaataatatgaacaaatcaaaatggaaacaaaacatcaaaaactaaaaaaaacagaaaacaatcGGCATAAAAAAATTTTTTACACGGCAAAAATTTTTCAGccgagattttttttttctttttcgaaattttgtttaaattcaattatgaaattcataaaaaataatttcgtggccttggctctgataccacttgtaggaaatatcggtatacttccattaacattataaggattataacgaaattatagatatgaaaactagtcataaaagaaatttgcataaacaaaatagagagattatgaaatcaaccttcggtcctagcaaaatcggcctaagaacattatcgcaatgatattcgcctatcagttgaacccaagatgatatgagatatgcctttgttcttgctagaatagatccccaaaatttactaattaattttagggttttgttgtgttttctTGATGAGAGAAAAGCTAGGTCAAAatgtgaattaggttagaaaacaaGTGaggaataataataatttccCCTCCTCtttaaaccgtgtatgaggaggAATTAAGGGGAGattattttcttcccttttcttctccAATTCGGTTTGACCGAAACTCCAAAATGTgaggataaaatcctcttatttttagatgttacCTTAATGTATAAAAATTTTTATCTTTTTATAAATTGTCAATTATATTGACAtgattaataagtccacacacaacggcttacagtcgatttattaataccggtctgtcaacatttatactgacaatattgtataatatatacattaactataaatatcgcatatttataatttgctaattaaatataactggttacatttaatcacgaattaacatcttaattcgtttaagctaacattatatacatttattaaatataacatattatattcaatttacgaattgacagttaattcgtctcagctaatattatttaattagattaaataaccgtctcatcaacacattgactaactatttagtcaaatacatggactaaccttttagtcaggcatcgatgtgattacatttccataatcacatctctcaaacacatcctttaggtgtgacttttagggaccaattgatcaccgccatcagtatgataataacgtcaaactttctagcaagccaaccgttattaggtaatcgttaatcaactgataaaatacgaagtatacccttgtgaacctataagagatttataaatgttatcacactaatttgtggaggacacaagctccaacaggcgGTACTGTAAATAAGAGGGTTATTTAGATGGTGTCCGGAGATTTAAGGAGTAATTTAGTACCACAGATATCACCAAGAAGGTTTTACTAGAGAAGATGATTGAGCAGCGGGATGCTGGAGATGATTTCAAGAGGAAttttcttgtatatattgtttctGTTCTGTTGATGGGGGTAGCTAGTGATTATCCCAGCACTCATATACTAAGGTGCCTGTGCGATCTGTCTGATGTACCTAAATATAACTGGTGCAAGTTTGCACGAGTCAACATGATTGAAAATGTCATTTCCTGGAAAAAGGCAGCAACTAAGGACCCTGGTACGTCCTTTAAGGGACCAATTCTCATTTTCTGTCTCATCTACTTGGATAGAGTCGTTTTCAAGACAAGAACGGTCGTTCGATCTTTCCCTTTGTTAGCCAATTGGTCTGACGAACGTATCAGAGAGAGGGTGAAGATGGAAAAACATGAAGAAAATGGTTTTGGAGAGGGGCGTGTAGAAGACAGATTTGTTTATAAAGCACCCGTGTCTGAAACTGACAAACGGGTTGATGATGCAGTTATGACAAAGGGAATGTAAAAGGTTGAGGGTGCTGCAGTGACGACAAAGGGAAAGTGAAAGGTTGAGGATACTGAAGAAGGAGGTCCCGTTGATAAGAAAACAACAGATTGTATCAAGTTTTTAGCGGGGATCGTTCATTACTCTTGCTTAGACGATTGTGGTGCATTCTCAAAGGCAATCATGCAAGCCAAGTTTGTGGTTCCTGGTATGGAAGCTGTTACCAAAATGTCGACTTTAGTAGATTCGTTATTTGAAGGGTTTTCACTTTCGCAGCAAAGTAAAGAAGAATCTGAGATGGAAGAAGAGGAGAGAAAGGATGAGGAGAAAGATGACCATGAAATGGAGGAAGAGGAGAGAAACAATGAGGGTAAAGTGGAGGATAAATTTTAGAAGGTCAAGGAGAAAGATGACCATGAAATGGATGAAGAGGAGAGAAAGGATGAGGGTAAAGTGGAGGAGGGAAAGAAGTATGTGGATTATATGGACTCTGATGAGTTTTACAACAATCCCAACATCTTGGCTGATTTAGAGGGTATTCTGAATAGTGCATATAACCGTGTTGGTGAGGCATTTAAAGAACACCAAGTTACGAAGGAAAAGATGGACAAGGAACTCATGGAGGGACCATCTTTCAGTCTCTTTCACGGTGAGGATGCGTTATATACATATCAAGAGTTCCGCGAAGCACGGAGGTCTGGTGATATGTGTCATATGGATGTTCCCCATGCGAGCATGTCAACTGCACCTGTCATTCCATCCCCTCCCCGTGCAACAACGTCAGCTACACCTTCAATCCCATCCCCTCCCCGTGGAAGCACTTCCGCTGCACCTTCTATTCATTCCCCTCCCCGTGCAAGCACATTAGCTGCACCTTCTAATCCATCCCCTGCATCACCAATACTTATCTCGTCACAATTATCATTAAATGAATCTCCAATTATGCTTTCTTCTCCGCTAGTATAACTGTCCCCAACCGTCCCCTTCCAGACTCGGAAGTGTAAGAGAAAAGTTGAGTTACCTGACGTTTTTCGTTCACCTTTTTTCATAAGAAATGTGAACGTGATGGATGCCTTGAGCCAGTCTGAAAAACTGATGGGTGACTATGCATTTGCTGCTGACTTAGATGAAGGGTATGTATTAGTCTATtaattttgcttttatttttttcttattcGGTATATGTATTATATTTTCTTTCTATAAGACTAAGGTTTTATTTTTGTAGCGAGGTTCTGTTCAGCTGTGGCGGCAAGAttcttacacgatatgatttgAAGACCGTGCTATTTGGTGGTAGCGTTAACATCGACGTGATCAATGTGTGGTGTGATTATCTGAATAGTGGAAACAGGTTAAGAGATCGTAGATCAATTTCCCGTCTCTTTCTCACTGAAACAACTGATGTAAGTTTGATATTTAAATTTTGTTGGTCTAAGTTATCAACTTGTACCTTTTTATTCTCTAATACGGGTCACCTAATTAAAACAATAGATAGCCTCATTGGATATCAACTATAGAGACGTGAAATTGGTAAGTTGTTCAATAttttaaaagttttcaaaatacataattaaataatatacaaATCCAACTAATCATTGTTTGACAGGTTTTTTTCCCTGTTGTTGCACCCAGCCCACTTCTTCATTATTTTGATATTGATCATAACTTGTATGAAGTTATACACCCGTGTGATCCCGGTTGTGTAGATTTTAATGTCAATGTTCAATATGTGGTATGTTTTCACACCGTTTGGCAATAAGTATGTTAAATGGCTGATTTAATTCTTATATAACGAACTTATTTGCTTGGCATTGTCTTCTGTCTAACAGAAGAAACAGTTAAGTGCAAAGCTTTCTTCCATGATTCCAAAGCTGCATGCTACATATTTTGTAGTAGCCAAAGAATATGTTCCGAATAAAAGTTTCTCTGTCGAGCGTGATACTGGAATTTACATGATGCGACATATGGAGACGTACAATGGGAATAAGTGTCGGTATACTTTAAAGCTGCTCAAGGACGTAAGTCTCCATTATTTAACCCAAATTTTTAGTTGGTGTTTCTATATTTCCTGACGCCAGAAGCCATCAGCATGCATGTATTAGCTTTGTTCTTTCATGAATCAGCCTTGTATGTGTATTAGATATGTATGTATGTGTATTAGATATGTAGGTTCTGCTGTTGATTTCACATTATATTATTATTCAGAGAACTGATGTGAAGCGTTACATTGTGagggtttgcaatgaaatttTGACTTGGAAAGACAACATCGTGAAAGATCAAGTGACGTCTAAAGCAAAGGCTTACAAGAATGGCTGTGAGATTCGTGTCAAAATCTTTTACCAACAATGCTTCTCATTACTATATGATGACTCGTGGTTTATTAAAAGTGTGCTATGGTTATGTAATTGTTCTGTGTTTTTCCTTTTTCTCCCCAGGAATGAAGTTCCACGAGACTTGCCCTATACAGATGAACACTTGATGAATTTTATTAGGACAAATGTGGCAAATAGGGAGTAAGTTATCACTGACCATATAACATCTTTTTAAGTTGTTTTTGTCCACTTTGTTGTTCCGTGTGCATCTAATTACAATATGTGCATTATTAGTGACATTTTTGtagacattccatggctgcaagTAACCCAAGAAGGAATGTCGACTTTGATTGAAGGAAAATGGCTCATGGATATGGTAATTGACCTTGTTGGTCTTTGTTTAACACTTGAAAGACCAAATCTTGTGTAATTTCCGACAATAATCAAGGTATTCATATTCATCCTTAGTAACCGCTAATGTTTCTACTTGGAATTAACAacatttttcacaaattttcCCAACTTTCAAGATGCTGTCGCTAAAATCAGTTTTCAAAGTCAGTATATTAAGCTTCAGTACTTGCCCAAAAGTCTAACCAAAGCTAAACTGGTAATTATCCCGtcacttttttattttattatatcgACGGAATTTACTACTTGCCCAAGAAAGAACTTAATTAATTATCCTGTCTAACCTGTTTGTATATTATCTGTTTTTATTTCCCTATGTGCGTTTTTGCAGGCTTTCTTCCCTTACTGTGTCGACCGTGAACATTGGTTTGCTTGCGTGTCTAACTTTGTTAAAAAGACCAACTTTATACTTGACTCAAGCTTGCCTAGGCGTCCTGACGGAAGATGTAAATTTTTAGTTGAAATGGTATGATTATATCCGTATGCCTTAGGGGTTTGTTACCTCAAGTTTGTCTTGGTTTTCCTTCGCTtttatattattgtgtttttctttttttggtttttgttttttgtagTTATTTCCTGCTTTGGGGATTATTGCAAGAGACTTTCCAGGATACAAAAAGCTGTTGTAGATAAACAATTTTCCGTTTGTGATTGTGGATGTGCCTTGACAAAAGAATGGGTAccttacatgtttaaattatactcTACTCGTTTTAATATTTTCGATGGGATACACACCATTTTAAAGCGTTTAACAAATTTCATTATTTCAAAAGGTATTCTTGCGGAGTCTATTTGCTGAAGTGGCTAGAAAACTTGAGTTGTCAATCATTATGGTCCGATCAGACTTGTTACGAGGTAATGATGTCtaaaccaagttatattagttAAACATTATTCGGAATATTTTATTGCAACACTTTCAATATTGTTGTCAAATATATATGCAGAATTTGGATGAATATGGTGAGAGTTTGATTGTAGATCTTATCAGATGGGAGGAAAACAAGAGAACGGTAATAACAATATCTTTCGAATGCTTCATTTAATTTTGTTTCTATTATTTCCCCATCTTTTAACTGCAAGACTTTCAATATTGATGTCAAGTGACTTTAAACATAACAATATTTTCCtaccttttttttttgtaggattaTAACTAGGTGTTATGTTTGGATGAATATGGTGAGAGTTTGTGTGCTTAGCAAACAGGAGTGGCAGAGAACCTTCTCATTGTCTTTTGTTGATTCCTTGATTTGGGCAGGCATTAGTTTGTAGGTGGAGTAAATTTGTAGGTTGCATATGGGTAGGTAATCTAAGTAACTTTTGCGTGTATGAAACACCCTTGTACGTGCATGAGAAGGTGTTGTATGTTTATGAAATACCTTTCTACGTGCATGCAATTTGTCGACTTTCGGGTCCGTTTATAAGCTAAATTGTAACGTGGGGGCACAATTATGTCACTTGATTATGGCCtttttttaatgagacttgtaatgAAAATTACTCCATTTGTCAGGGGGTTGTCGTTTTTAAATCCCAAAGTAACTTGCATATTTACATGCATGAGAAGGCGTTATATGTGTATGGAACAACCTTCTACATGCATGAAATTTTTCAAAACACAATTACTTGCGTTATTTAGAGATTGCCTAGGCTATGCTCGGTCATGGCCTGTGTCGTGCTTAAGCGTCGTGTCGTGCTTGAGCGTGCCTGACTAATTCTTCAACTTTAAGCCAACTCCTATGTATTTTGAGCGTACCGTGCTGGGTCGTGCCTAAATTATGGCCTAAAGTGCTGATAGGATTGGCCCAACTTCTTCAATAATCACTCACATTTAAGTTTCGAGACTTGAAATGAGAATTAAAGCCCACATTTAAGTTTTGAGACTTGAAATGAGAATTAAAGCCCAAAGTAACATGACTAAATTAAGCCCAATTTATTTGTTAAATTATGGTCTTTTTAAATGACTTGTAATGAGAATTAACCCATGTCATGGGGGAATTAACCCATTTGGGTTATCTGTGCATAAAATGGCCTTCCATGTGCATGGAATAACCTTGTATGTGCATGATATTAAACGAATTGTCGTACACGATGATGATTCAACTAATCACATTTTATTGCTGGCCTAATTTGGTGAAACAATGATCACATGTTTCAACTTTTTAATTACCAAATTTGGAGAAATAATTATCACATTTTTCAGATGTCTTAATACTTTCCTTATGTGCATAAAATGTCCTCGTACGTGCATAAAATGAGCTCGTATGTGCATGCTATAATTGCTCAGGGAAACACATGTTTTCTATTCTTAAATCGAATCACAATTTCATCTTCTCAAATATACAATTTAAAAATCCGGAAGACTCCCCTTTCATTTATTACAAAACAATtgtaaatgaaaaaaaataatccAAAAAAAAAGTGTTGTCTTCTCAAATGATGCTCAAAAATTCCGCTGCACAAGTCCAATTCCTCGCAAAAAACTTCAATCTCACACATAAGAAAGCAAATGTCAGCAAAGATAAAAATTAGAGGGAAACAAAAAGGGTAAAAATAGaaaacttacgctaataagagaCATCACTTACTCGACTATTTGTCAGTGATCCTTTGGTCGGTCATCATTCCTGCTGTCGTGGTTCGCCATCTGCCCACAAGCCTTGTATCTTCTTAGTGGTTTCTTATTGATTTCCCCCGCTCTTTATCTTTGTGAAATCATTCTTTTTCCCGAGCCTTTGTTTTTGCATTGTCTTGGAGGCAAAATTGTAATTTTCCTAGGCACACTTGTTCCCAAGAGCATTCCAATTTCCGCATTTTTGTCCCTTTTCTTTACAATACTACTATTACCACCATCATCAGCGACACTACTTGTTGTTTCTGCAAGTACCCTTTCCTTGAACCCACGTAAAATGGTTAGTAACTCATCATAATTAATAGGACTCTGTTCAACTAGTGACACACAAGTGAACATTTCTGACCATAATTCTGTCAGTTTGTTCTTTTGTGCATCGACTGATCTGCAATCAGCAAGCAACTGCCCATCAGAATTGAAGATTGGCTGGTAGGTTGCTAGTTTGCTCCACCTATTAAGTAGATATTCGCTTGGAATTTTCTCAAAACCATAATCTTTAAGGACACAGAGAATATGTCGACAGAGTATTTCATGTCTTTGAAATTTCTTGCAATTGCATACTAGTTTCACTTCAGCTGTCTTATAACCCACCTTATAGTCTTTCTTTCTCTCACGATCCTTGATGTCTATATAGAGAATTGCAtgattcttatctttttctttgtcCCCAATGGCACATGTAAAGCATGCTGCTTTTATTTCCACTTTGAACTCCTCGAAAATTCTCGGAGTGTAGGTTTCTGCTGCATGCTTTTCTAGGTCTAGAGGAGTAGCCAAGTCAGGAAACGAGTACTTAGATTGTGCAATCagttttgattgagcccatcgtTGTGTATCCATTGCAACTCTCAAAGCGCATCCAAAATTCAACAAGGGTCAAATTTGGATTAGTGAAATTGCTAAAAAAATGATTTTCTGACTCGGACCTCGAGGTTGTTCTCATCAACCCCCCTAAGAACAAGTCACGAAAGTAAGCTGGAATCCAAAATTGTCTAATTCCATACTTTTTTTGAAGCCACTCATTATCCGACAACCCATGAGCTTCCACAATGGCTGTCTATCTTCCCTCAAATTCAGCAGGCTCCACATCTTCGCCCCAAACACAGGAGTTTATCTATTTCAAAAACTCAGTTTCTCTACATATCACAGGCCCTACCTTCTCTGGCAACTTCTTCaatatgtgccacatgcaataaGTCCTCCTTCTATCCCCAAATCTTCGTTAGTTATTATACACAAGGATAACGACCCCCCAGAGCTTCTAAGAATCTCGTAAATAGCCAAGCAAATGACTCCTTGCTCTCATTAATAAGAAGCCCAACCCCAAAGGTCACACATCTCCTATGATGATCCACCCCTGTGAAAGGGGCGAATATCATTCTATACTTATTTTTCCTAAAGGTAGTGTCAAAGGATGTCATGTCCCCAAATAGAAAATAATTTTTTATACTAATAGGGTCAGCCCAGAAAACATGTGACAATCTACCTTTCTCATCTACCTCAAAGTCAAAGTAAAAGGATGGACACATtctttttattttcataaaatgttCAATAAGCATTTGAGCATCCCCTTCTGACAAGAACTTTTTGATATCCCTTGAAAAGTTTTTAAAGTCTTCCAATGAAGCACCCACATTCTGATAACCTCTGACATACTCCTTAAACGTCctatatgttggaatatgtgacctccgacaataatgcgatcacaactgtcgatcatgatgattacgtgtttaaatctcgttttaagaatacatgtggtaagtaatattttactgtcaactggtccacacatatcggtaatgattggctgcctagagtttgacattactgtcatgcgacggtcgtgatcagttgatccccttaggtcatacctaaagggtaacactcttaattgaatatttaattgatcgtatgacgatacgagttaattaaattacttaaaattgacggacggttttggaagtaatatttacgtgtcttattgtaatttgattaaataagatacggtctaagtaatcgaattgttttattacttagatgaaattattgtttgcagaaacaattgaatctgaatgaataatttattataaatacaagatgttgtgatttataaattggtaaacc is a genomic window containing:
- the LOC141631413 gene encoding protein FAR1-RELATED SEQUENCE 1-like, with protein sequence MDTQRWAQSKLIAQSKYSFPDLATPLDLEKHAAETYTPRIFEEFKVEIKAACFTCAIGDKEKDKNHAILYIDIKDRERKKDYKVGYKTAEVKLVCNCKKFQRHEILCRHILCVLKDYGFEKIPSEYLLNRWSKLATYQPIFNSDGQLLADCRSVDAQKNKLTELWSEMFTCVSLVEQSPINYDELLTILRGFKERVLAETTSSVADDGGNSSIVKKRDKNAEIGMLLGTSVPRKITILPPRQCKNKGSGKRMISQR